Genomic segment of Desulfatirhabdium butyrativorans DSM 18734:
GCCCGCGAGTATGGGGTGAGGGATGCGATCAAGCTGGCCTCGAACGAAAATCCGCTGGGCCCTTCTCCCAAAGCCATGGAGGCCGTCCGCAAGGCGCTCGATGCCGTGCACCGGTACCCGGATGGGGCCTGTCATGAACTTGTGGCAAAACTGTCTGCAAAACTGGCTGTTTCCCCCCGGGAAATCGTCATCGGTAACGGCTCGGACGACATCATCGCCATGCTGACAAGGGCGTTTCTGCAGCCGGGAGATGAGGCCGTTATCGCGGATCCGACCTTTCTGATGTATGAGATCAGCATCAAGACCAGCGGCGCCCGTATTGTCAAAGTGCCGGTCGAGGAAAGTCTCGGGATGCGGATCGATGCGCTTCTCGGTGCCATCGGCAATCGATGCCGTCTCGTGTTTTTGTGTAACCCCAACAATCCGACGGGAGCCGTTGTTTCAACCGGGGAATTCAGGCGTCTGCTCGATGGGTTGCCGGAAGAGGCGCTTCTGGTTGTCGATGAAGCTTACATGGAATTCGTTCGGGATCCGGATTGCGCCAGAAGTCTGGCCTTGAGAGCGACAGCCGATCATCCGATCGTGACGCTGCGAACGTTTTCGAAAGCGTATGGGCTTGCCGGATTGCGGGTCGGCTATGGCGTGATGCCTGCATGGGTGGCGGATGTTTTGCACAGGGTTCGCCAGCCGTTTAATGTGAATACCCTCGCTCAGGTCGCTGCAACTGCAGCGCTCGATGACCGGGAATTTCTGGAAAGCAGTATCCGTTGCGTACATGAAGGTATCGACTGGATGCAGCGGCAGATCGCTGCCATGGGGTTGCGGTGCTATCCGACGCAGTCCAATTTCTTCCTGATCGATGTCGGAAAATCTGCGGATGAGGTTTTCGAAGCAATGCTTCGGCATGGGGTGATCGTGCGTTCGATGCGTGCCTATGGATATCCGGCGTGTATTCGCGTGAATGCCGGAACATCCCGGGAAAACGAGCGGTTTGTGGAAGCCTTGCGGAAGGTGATCGCCTCTTCATGACGAATCGATCCTTTCTTCCGGGCGACGATCCTCCGATCGTCGTGACAATCGATGGGCCAGCGGGTGCCGGAAAAACCACCGTCAGCCGCATGCTTGCCAGTCGTTTGGGATACCGTTACCTCGATACCGGCGCGCTGTATCGGGCCGTTGCCGTTTCGGTGTCGAACGCCGGATGCGCCCCGGATGATTTGCCCTGCATTCAGCGGGTCATCGCGGCGCTCGAAATCGATTGCCAGGTATCGGACACCGGTGCTCTCGATGTCCTTGTTGGCGGCAAGGCCGTTACCCATCTCCTGCGATCCCCTGAAATCGCCATGTTTGCCTCCCGGCTTTCCGCCCTTCCGATGGTTCGCGAGGCACTTCTCGGGATCCAGCGAAAAATCGGTGAAAACGGTGGCGTCGTTTGCGAAGGCAGAGATATGGGGACGGTGGTTTTCCCCGATGCGAGAGCGAAGTTTTACCTCGATGCCTCTCCGAAGATTCGGGCCGAAAGGCGCTATCTGGAACTTGCCGCTTCAGCGGCGGCTGTGCAGGTCGATCTTGACGAAATCGAGGCGCAGATCCGGCAGCGGGACGAGGCGGACATGAGTCGGCCCATTGCGCCGCTGCGTATTCCGCAGGATGCGTTTGTGATCGACTCTTCCCTGTTGAGCCTGGATGAAGTCGTTCAATGCATGGAAGATCGGACTCGATCTCTGTCAGGCGAGAAGAGATGAACCGAAAATATCGCTCGACGCCGTTTCTGGCCTGATGTATAGTAACTCCGCTTCTGATGTATCCCCGCAACATTCCTGAACCAAGCGAAAAACGCATGATGATCCATGATACCGAACGGACATTGCAGCTTCGGGAAGAGATGGTTGCCCAGCAGATCGAAGCCCGGGGGATCACGGATCGGCGGGTGCTGCGCGCCATGCGTGTGGTGCCGAGGCATGTCTTTGTCGATGAGAGCCATCGGCATGAAGCGTATTCCGATTATCCCCTGCCCATCGGTGAAGGCCAGACCATTTCCCAGCCCTTCATTGTTGCCGAAATGACTCAGGCCCTGGCGCTTGATCCGGAAGACAAGGTTCTCGAAATCGGTACCGGTTCAGGGTATCAAACGGCGGTATTGGCTGAAATCGTTCAAAGCGTATGCACTGTTGAACGCATCGAGTCGCTGTATCTGAGGGCGACGCAATTGTTGCAATCCCTGGGATATCGGAATATCCTGATGAGACTTTCGGATGGTACGCTCGGCTGGGCGGAGCAGGGGCCTTTCGATGCGATTCTGGTAACAGCCGGCGCGCCGCACGTTCCGAGGTCCTTGTTGCAGCAACTCAAGGAAGGCGGCAGAATGGTCATTCCGGTCGGTGACCGGTTTTCCCAGGAATTGCTGAAAATTGTCAAAACGGAACGCGGTATCCATCAGACCGGCCTGGGTGGATGCCGGTTCGTGAAACTGGTAGGTGAGCATGGATGGAATCGTTAAGCGACCCAATGTCGTCCGAAGGCTATACGACTGGGTATTGCACTGGGCGGAGACGCCCTATGCCGAATGGGCGCTGTTTTTTATCGCTTTTGTGGAGTCTTCCGTTTTTCCGATACCGCCCGATGTGCTCCTGAGCGCCATGGCGGTGGCGGTTCCCCGTAAATCCTTCCGCTATGCCGCAATCTGTTCGGCAGGATCGGTGTTGGGGGGGATTTTGGGATATGTGATCGGATGGCAGTTCATGGCGGCCATCGGCGAGCCCATCATTCGATTCTATGGTCTGATGGGGAAGGTTGAATATATTCAGAGCCTGTACCAGCAATACGATGCATGGGCCGTGGGTATTGCCGGATTTACCCCGCTGCCATACAAGATTTTCACGATTGCGGCAGGGGCCTTCCATATTCGGTTTTCGGTGTTTGTCCTGGCATCCCTGATATCCAGATCGGCGCGTTTCTTTCTGGTGGCCGGTCTTTTCTATTTTTTCGGTGCCGGGATTCAATCGTTCATCGACAAGTATTTCGATATCCTCGCTGTGGCGTTTACGGTATGTCTGATCGGCGGTTTTGTGATCATGAAAGCCGTAGTGTAATATCTTGGCGGTTTTGTTGCTTTCGATTTCTGGCTGATTTGAGCAGTGGTGTGTAAGTGATCCCTTTCAACCTTCTGCGATATATCGTTTCTTGGCGGATGGTCTAAGAAAGGGCCTTCAACGGACGTGTCGACCTTTTTGGGCAAAAGAGGTGGCCATGACCGGATCCGTGTTCAGTCTCCTGCAACGGTTGGGGTATCGGAAAAGAGCGTGCGCCGGATTCACCATGATGGAACTGATGGTGGTCATGGCGATCATGGGTATTCTGGTGATGAGCATTACCCCGAGTTTGATGAATTTCCTGTACCGCATCCGGTTGAGAGGGGCGGTTCAGGATATTTATTTTACGCTTCAGCAGGTCCGGATGAATGCGATTCGTTCCGGTGGCAGATGGGCCGTCGATTTGGAAACATCGGCCTGCAAGGTGATGGATTGCGGGGACAACGACTGCACAACGACAGCAGACAATCGGATCGTCAAGATCATTGATCTG
This window contains:
- the hisC gene encoding histidinol-phosphate transaminase; this translates as MNPPVSESILSISPYKPGKPIEELAREYGVRDAIKLASNENPLGPSPKAMEAVRKALDAVHRYPDGACHELVAKLSAKLAVSPREIVIGNGSDDIIAMLTRAFLQPGDEAVIADPTFLMYEISIKTSGARIVKVPVEESLGMRIDALLGAIGNRCRLVFLCNPNNPTGAVVSTGEFRRLLDGLPEEALLVVDEAYMEFVRDPDCARSLALRATADHPIVTLRTFSKAYGLAGLRVGYGVMPAWVADVLHRVRQPFNVNTLAQVAATAALDDREFLESSIRCVHEGIDWMQRQIAAMGLRCYPTQSNFFLIDVGKSADEVFEAMLRHGVIVRSMRAYGYPACIRVNAGTSRENERFVEALRKVIASS
- the cmk gene encoding (d)CMP kinase — encoded protein: MTNRSFLPGDDPPIVVTIDGPAGAGKTTVSRMLASRLGYRYLDTGALYRAVAVSVSNAGCAPDDLPCIQRVIAALEIDCQVSDTGALDVLVGGKAVTHLLRSPEIAMFASRLSALPMVREALLGIQRKIGENGGVVCEGRDMGTVVFPDARAKFYLDASPKIRAERRYLELAASAAAVQVDLDEIEAQIRQRDEADMSRPIAPLRIPQDAFVIDSSLLSLDEVVQCMEDRTRSLSGEKR
- a CDS encoding protein-L-isoaspartate(D-aspartate) O-methyltransferase, whose product is MMIHDTERTLQLREEMVAQQIEARGITDRRVLRAMRVVPRHVFVDESHRHEAYSDYPLPIGEGQTISQPFIVAEMTQALALDPEDKVLEIGTGSGYQTAVLAEIVQSVCTVERIESLYLRATQLLQSLGYRNILMRLSDGTLGWAEQGPFDAILVTAGAPHVPRSLLQQLKEGGRMVIPVGDRFSQELLKIVKTERGIHQTGLGGCRFVKLVGEHGWNR
- a CDS encoding YqaA family protein; this encodes MDGIVKRPNVVRRLYDWVLHWAETPYAEWALFFIAFVESSVFPIPPDVLLSAMAVAVPRKSFRYAAICSAGSVLGGILGYVIGWQFMAAIGEPIIRFYGLMGKVEYIQSLYQQYDAWAVGIAGFTPLPYKIFTIAAGAFHIRFSVFVLASLISRSARFFLVAGLFYFFGAGIQSFIDKYFDILAVAFTVCLIGGFVIMKAVV
- a CDS encoding GspH/FimT family pseudopilin gives rise to the protein MTGSVFSLLQRLGYRKRACAGFTMMELMVVMAIMGILVMSITPSLMNFLYRIRLRGAVQDIYFTLQQVRMNAIRSGGRWAVDLETSACKVMDCGDNDCTTTADNRIVKIIDLAAYNGVNITHNFSGNRVVFNAIGTSSAGTISARHVQEGGTFSIVVASSGRIRVQ